From the Sebastes fasciatus isolate fSebFas1 chromosome 9, fSebFas1.pri, whole genome shotgun sequence genome, the window GTGCGGGAGAACATTTCCCATCTGCTGACGACACGAGCTGAGCGGCAGCTTTTAAAGGAGCTGGAGACCCAGAGCTCTGAGGCACACCAGGTTGAGCGGTGATGTGTTGATGTGTGGGTACATTCTTCACTGAATTAGGGACAGGAGCTGAGTGCTTTGGGGGTAAAGAGGGTTTGGAGGGTTCGGGTGTTTGCTGAGGTTGCTGGGGTTTAGGAACAGGAGTAACCCTGCTGGATGCGGCAACCATGTAGGCCGGTGGCGCCAACAGCGCCTCGGGGGTGGGTGGTGCACACGGTCCCCTCGGCTGCCAGGCAGGTCTGACCTCCTCCACTTGTGCCTGGGGGTTGGGGCGTCGGACATCTCTGGGGCTGGGCTGAGGCAGGCAGGGAATGGGGGGAAGCTCTGTAGGAAGCTCTGGAAGGCTGGGCCACTTGGTGCTGTTGTCGTCTTGTTTCTCCACCGGGGCTGGCTTTTTCTGCTGCCGGAGCCGCCGGTACTCAGCTAGACTGAGCGATTTGGGCTTCGGCTCGGAGACCGCCACAGGAGGGAGGGCCTCACTAACAGGTGGTGGCATCTGGGGTGTTGCGGGACTAGAAGCAGCTGCGGGGCTCTCTGAAGACGCCGGGGGCAGGACAGCAGAGGGAGCTGCTGATGAGTCTTCCAGCTTCTCAGGGGCCGGGGCCGGCTGTTTAGGGATTTCATCGGGCTGTTGGGAGCTCACCGTTGTGGCTGAACAGCTAGGCTGACTGTTCTCAGGGCGAGCATTTAACGGCGCTGTTTCCTGTCTGGATGACACAGATGTGGCAACTTGCACATTCACTTCAGGCAATAGTGTTGTAGTGGtgatttgtttttcagtttggCATCGATTTAGTTTCTTAGGTTTTACAGAATGAGAAACTGGAGTTGAGGCAAGAGGAACCTTTGGGgctttgtgtttcttttctttaactggccttttttcaggctttttggGAGACTCCTGGGTCGTCTTTCTTAAAGTGCCACTCCTAAGGACCCTTCCCTCCACAGGTTCGGGTTGGCATTGTTCcttgcatttctttttctttttcctccggGAGGGGCTTTTCTCTCTAATCTCTTCCTTTTGTCTCCTAACGATCATCTTATCTTTCACATCTGAACATAGGTGTGGTATCACAGGGGCTGCAACGGTCAACGGAACCTCATCGTCATCGTCAACGACTATATGCTCTGAGCAGTTAGATGCCACTTCTTCTGCTTCATCTGAAACTCTCAGATTGTTTTCTGAAGACAGCTCTTCAAATGGAAGAGAGACTGGGAGGTCCATGTCTGGGATGGCCAGGATGGGTTCTCCATTTTCTCCCTGGTCCACGACTTCAAGTAAGATGCCTCCTTCGGGCAACATCTCTTCCCCCTCGTCATTCTCCATAGAAAAGGACATACAGTACGGGTGCATATGCCTGACCAGGTCCCCCAGGCTGACTGAAATGCCATCTTCAACCTCCTGCTCAAAGGTGATAGGAAGCGGGAGGCTCAGACCTTCCCAGTGCAGCAGGTCGCTGTTAGGAGAGGAATCATGACTCTCTGGGCTCAGAGTGAGGGAgccatcttcctcttcctccccatcACTTCTCTGGAGAGAGTCTGCCAGTATCCTTGGGAGGCTCTGAgtacagagagggagaaaaatatataattcagAAATGTGTCTGCTGTACAAGTTTtataaatctatatatatatatctatatctatagatatatatatatatatatatattgcttaTGAGTGAGAAAAGCTACCTTTCCAGTTGATAAGGCTCTTGTGTTACAAAATGTGTCTTTCTCTGGAGGGGAACGGGACAGACACAGCAATCTCCTGAGCTAGAGagtgataaaaaaacaagagcatacatttagacattaacattaataatcAACATATGTATAGAACCACAGAGGTCAGCAAGTTGTGCTTTCACTCTCTCTGCCCCATACTCAAAGCCCAGTTGGGGGATGTTGAGAGCAAGAATCTGCGAGACGCTTTGAGAGTTATGTATGACAGCTGGTCACTAACCGGAGAGTGTTCCCTGCCCTTCTGACCTGACAACAGGTCAGAGTCGGGCAGTGTGTCAAACGGGGACAGGTTCTCATCATCCACATTGTCAAGGATCTCAGTCAGGGCAGTTAGCAGCGTGGCTTCACTCTCCTCATCTAGACCTTTAgtctaaataaaaaacacatgggAATTAGGTCAAGGGGGAGCATAAACAAACTGTACAATGCTTACACATCATAGATATCTCTTATGTCACTGTGATTTGACCATGTGAAATGGGTCTTGCCTCTATTGTTGGTGTGTCCTCAAAGATAGAAAGAATGGAGGGGTCTAAGCAGCTTTGAAGGGCCTCCAGAGTTTCTGCTGAGTTCAGCACATCAGTCTAGAGAGGGAAAAATACActtgagatttcttcggcaaaaatacaaaactgaaaacatgattcaggtaaaaaaaaaaaaaatctatctgCAATCTATCTACCATGCACAAGTACATATTGTGGCTAGTAACATTTAAATACCACAGTACAAAGTGGAGACAAACAGTTCTTAGTGAAAACAAATGTTTACACACTCAGCACGCCCAAATCTAAAgacaataactaaataaaaccaCTTGTCAGTCAGTATTTTGAACATTTTGGTCACTTAATTCTATATCATGCACTATTTAGAAGCTTGACATGTTATGACATGGCAGCAATACTATTTTATCAAAAACTGtaatgtctgtttgttttttaaagggttGTAGATGTGGGGGTAATTAGGGGACCGCCGGGTAAACATCCACGTAGCATCGTTTATGGACCACTGAGCTGTATTTCCATTAAGGATGCACCGACCCAACCTTTTCTGTCCCGATACCGAAACCTGGGCTTTTGGTGTCGGCCGATAGCAATAAGCTATGGCTCTCTGTgtgtataaacatagaactgagttgaatagatcagccccattgtcacgatacccatccagctatttgagtaaGTATctgcccgatatccgatctggtatcggCGCATCCCTAATTTCCATTACAACTAGACTTGAAGGAGCtccatgtcaaaaaaaaagaagggaaaaaaccAGTGTTGCACAATGTAAATCTGTTCAGGCAGAGTCAACTTCCCCTTTCAAACCAACCAACtaatttaaacagaaaatgttatttaaaaaaaaaagtctagccTGTGTAAAAGTTGGACCGTGAATAAATAGGTCAACCCCGCCTATTTATTTGGTGGTTGATTGTGGAAGGAAGCTCAAGCTTAATTTGAAAAGGAAACACCGGAAGggagagagatttttttttgttccggcttgaagaagaggaaaacaaaataccaaagGCATTTTcctataatatgaaatatacaAGAACACTGGAGCAACTATCAATTGAACATGCAGGACTCCAATTTACACTTACATTATCAATATAAGTTATAAATGAAATACCGTAATAAATAATCTGTCTAAAGAAGACAATTCAATGAACAACATCAGTTAATCTGAatgaaaaagttaaaatatgaaATTGAATTTACAGTTGAAATGTGCAGGACACCATGTGATTGTAGGCTCACTTAGAGTATAATAACTTCAGATTTCAATCATATGCACAACTACACTAAGCCCAGCACACAGGTTCCTCCTGTATGAGCAAACGTAACTGATAACATTATGCACTTTGAGCTAAAAATCTCAGCACTCTCTTCCATTGACCCACGTGTTACTGTCTGGTctacacatggacacacacagcgCGCAGACATATTTGATCCTAGCCTCACCCCGTCCACAGCACACAGCCCACGTGTTGCACTACAACAACAGGAGCAgggcctcctctctgctcctctcccatattataattattattatatgcaacattcaaatacacattttttacactaaaggtaaaaaaaaaaaaatgcaggtaGTTATTTATAAACTCTATGGAGACTGTAGAGATTGAATTGCTTGTGCCTACTGCGCATGTCCGGAAGCCAACATGTGATTCACCACGACTAAACCACATGTgggtatacagtacacacacactggctaTGAATGAAAACGTGGTGTGCTGCTGCAGTTTCAACAGTGAAGATAAATCacacatatttgtgtgtgtgtttaactcTACTAATTGCAGTGATTGTCTAAATATAAAAAGAGCTTCATCGCCGAgtgcatcatcatcaccatgcTGATGACACATTCACTGCAATGTGCTGGCATTGAGCCTATAAACTACACCAGGGCTGAATCAACGTAAAGCACATTGTCAAgcccaaaaaacacaaagaggtatagtatagtatacatCCACACTGCAGTGATGGTAAATCTGCTGACTATAGCATCTAGTAGTGTTTGTTACCACGTGTATATGGATCAGTTAACAGCACACAGAGTACTTTAGCACATTGATGGAGCTTAAATGCACATTACTGATACTGATCCTACAGCTGGTGCACATGCCAAGATAactaacaataaaaatacacgACTGTCACTGAAGTTGTTTAAAGAACTTAGTATTATAAGAGAGGAAACCAAGCTCACCAGGCTAGCATTATATCATACAGCTataaaaacacatgcacatttacACTGAAGCATTCTGTATTATTACTACATATACCACCAAAGAGTTATCTAGCTGCCACCACAACACGTTTTTGAATAAGTTGTACGAGTGGTACTACGGTGGCATCCACGTGTCACTTTTCCATGCGCAGTGTAGcagctcacaaacacaacacgCTCTGCAAAGCCTCTAAAAACACACTCCTGACTCCTAACAGCGGGGCTACATGATAGGAGATAAAGAGCAGATTGTAGTCGTTACCTCGTCTAGTATGTCCATGGTGAAGAAGTCCAGACTGCAGGCTGTTAAAGTCTCCTCGCCTGCTCCCCACCGCGCCGCCATCTTGCCAGTCCACTCCCTGCCCAGACTCGCTTCAGAATGAAAAGTAATGAATCTCGCATTGGAGGAAACAAGCAAGCCGGCAGGAGACACGTGGTCACACATTCCCGGCAAAATGACGCAAAGTGACGCGGTGGTGGTGACGGGGGTCAGGGGTTACGTTACGTGAGCACGTTGTTCTGTAGTTGTATTTAACTCGTCGAGAAGTTGTATACTGCCTTGTGGTGGCAGGATGTTTTAATCTCTGCAAATGAACACTAGAGTTTGTTAACatagttttttaattaatttagcaACACAGTGGCGGAAACAACAGTATATAACCCATCCCGTATACATGCAGGTAGGTTTATAGGCTATAGGCTAGTTAGCCTACAGTATGTGATCAATCAAAcatatttgctggttccagcttctcaaatgtgatgatttgctgcttttctctacttaatatgattataaattgagtattttgtttttttttggactgttgactggacaaaacaggacatttgaaaatgtcatcttgGACTCTTGTGATGGGCAAATAATAACTCgattataaaaattataatagAGTATTTCTATAACATCCCTTTAGGGTAGTTTAGCTGTGGATTATGTGTAGcatttaattttgtttgtaAGATATAATATTTTGCTTGAGATTATTGTAAAATTCATCATGGgaatgttatgtttgttttgtaagaAACTGTATACAGTTGTTCTTACAAAACAACCATAACAATCCCATGATGAattttacaatatatataaaaatacataatatatatatatatacatatatatatatatatatgtatattgtgtgtatatatatatatttaaatatatatatatattgtgtatatatatatatacatttatatatatatgtatatatatatctataaatatatacacatatatatgtatatataaatagatataatataaatatgtgtatatatatatatatatataatatacatacaaatatatatttatgtatacatatatgtatgtatatacatgtgtgtatatatcaTTTCGGTTTCATTCGAAGAACATGATTTTCCTATAGAACAAGACCCTTTTAGTTATGTGCCACGgcatataaaatgtatttacaataataaataattttagTTTAGTAGTTGGGTTTGCCAAcaattgaatgtttttttagttCGATCCAcagctatatacagtatatatatctatagatatctatagatatatctatagatatatatactgtatatgccttGTTATAGTACACATTCTAGTAAGTAACTTGTGTAAATTATACAAGGAAGTTCAGAGAAAGTTATCATTCTTCTTTAGAACAGGTTTGGCGGTGCCTTCACAGTTCTTTCTATATGTCTGGTGTTTCTGCTCCCACAGTTTTGGTCTAATTGCTTTTAGTTTCAATGACCGTGGAAACAAAGAAGTAAGGAGGGCTCTTCAGGACCGGAGGACTCTCGTGTTGTTCTTTGCATGAGAAAAACATCATTTGTGTGGAGATTGTTTCCCCATCAGACCTAGGTGAATGTTGTGCCATAGTTAAAAGGACAAGaaatttgttaacattttacatttttgctcACACAATTGGGTTACACAATGACAGTCATGGAATTTCAAACACGTTTGCTCAGTTTTTGTTTCAAATTGGGTAACTGAAATTATATGATGGGTAAATTTGATGGGGCTCTTGCGTTAAAAGTGTATATATTAGTAGGCTACATGAAATCACACAATTATATGCtaattgtttgtgtttaaaattaCCAAAGTCCTAGGTCATGTTCAAACAAGACTATGTAACttttaaagaaataacacattcaCCCTCTTCAGAATGAAGAGTTGAATTAAACAAGTTGAGTTtgtgactctttttttttagcacttACCATTATCCTGTAATTGTCCCTCATGGCACCAGTGGGCGCTGTTCAGCAAAAGTTACACAGGCTCCCTTTAATATTCTACCAACGTaaacaaactttttaatttgaaaggTGCTGACTTTTCTATTCTTGGTGCTCATTTTGCCCTGAAAATTAACATGACATTCTCTGTTTTCCAGGAGTCAGTGGACAGCTGGAGAAAGATCAAGGAGGCCATTCACATCCATCCCAAACAGAGACAGTTACATGTGACCAAAGTCCCATACTTCAGTCAAgtgatgacaactgagcaaactgcATTAACTGATGAAGACTTTGAGATGCGGTTAAAGTTCTGGGAAAAGTAAGTAGACCTTGAGTTCATATTTTTTGGTCAAACTCTATTTCTTGTTTAGACCTAAtagtataacacacacacactttagggTAAGCCACATACTAAATGAACTTTGCAGAAGGGAGTactactataaaaaaaaacatactttcaCTCATTGAGGAAAACCTGTGTTCCATCAGAGCTGGAGAGGTGGTGGGTGTTTTTTCGTTACTGGGTGTGATACATAAAGGAAAGGTTTGATGAGTGAACAGGAAGACAGGCTGTGAAACACAGAGATGGGGATTAAACTGGGTCAAATACAAAAGTGGAGGATGTGCTGCTCATTAGGATCAATTCCCTATGTCCCACATGCAGAAATGGATTAGAGGTGAgccctgccacacacacacacactgtggtctTCCATTGTGCTAAAccactgtgtctgtctctctgttttacATGTCATTTATTTTCCACTGCTGGGTGAAGAGTAAAACTTATATGTCCGCCATTTGTAAAGTTTAGAAATCGTCCTACATTCTTTATTCAGAGCTCTTCAGTAAACTCATCCACGCGTTATGCTAAATTAGAAAAGAAAGTATCCTTGTCTCTAAACAACAGATAAACCAGGTTACAGACCCACCGCAGTGTGTGCTGTATATTTGCTGGTGTCGATCCAGGAATCCCTCAGGCAGCAATTACGAGTCTCACTGATCAATTTTGTCCTTTGCTGGGTTCCAGTCGAAGAACATGATTTTCCTGAAGAACAAGACCCTTTTAGTTATGTGCCACAGcatataacatttatttaaaaacattaataatgTTAGTTTAATAGTTGGGTTTGCCAACAATCGAACTGTTTGaagttcgatccccggctcctcctgtccacatgttgaagtgtcctcaAGCAGGACACTGAACCCCAACTGTCTCGTGATGAGTGTGGATGTATGGGTGAACATTTATATGGAGGGCACAAAGGAGGTCTGCACACTGTTAGGCTCCAAATCATTTCTCTTTCTCGTTTTGATAGACGCTGGGATAGACGCACAGAGTATCATGTTTTCAGAAAGACAAATGAAAGACACCTTAAAGGTATAGTTTCACATTTTGGAAATTACCCTTGGATGCTTTCTTACTGAGAGTTAGAAGAGAAGATTGATTTTTTTGAGCAGTCTGGAAGCAGGGGAAACTCGtaacttgtcatttttacacttggGTTTTTGTGCAgattaaacaaattaaatacaacagATTAATTAGTGAACTTTTGAGGCGCTGGTAGGCGGATTTTATTATCTTCAGACGGAGCCAGGCTAGcggtttccccgtttccagtctttgtgctaagctaagctaactggcagCAGGCTATAGCCTTAAAAATCTTCCTCAGgccaaacatttacatacaaaagcaTGTGCTAAATGGCTCTAGCAGGGTTTCAGGTAGAACAAGAAACACGTAGATACCTAGAAGAAAGTTTTGCATATTTGTTCTAAACTAATTGAATGTCCCAACGAGACAACTTTGCATTTGCATTGTTTTGTTGGAAGATCTCTGTTTAGTTTTGGcttcacacagagagacagttgGAGTGTTTGGGCTTTAGTGTTCTCCTAGTTTTAAATCCCTATCATTGTGTTTCACATTCTTGTCCTGTACTTTATGTGGTGAGAGTAGTCTGCATGATTAGAATCAGTATTTACCACAACTTGTCCCATTCCTACTTGACGCTGGCAGTTCACTGCTGTTACAGTTGAATTAACTTGTTCCTGCTTGGTGCCTGTTCTCCCCACGTGTCTGAGACTCAACTGGCCAAACCAGTCTGCTTCTCATTACCAGTTTCTGCTCATATTCCCTCCACAGCTTTTCCTCCAGTCTACTAGAGgctgtatactgtacatctgtGGGAGCTGAAAGACTTATGAgctcgtctgtgtgtgtgtgtgtgagagagagagagagagagagagagagacagagaaagagaggaacacCACTGTGGCCCCAACACACTCCTTAACTGCTACCTACCGCTGCTCTGCCGTTGCCATGGATACAgtgccctctctccccctctctccccctctctcctctctctcggTGGGTATGGAGGGATGGggctggagaggagagaggagagaggagagaggagagaggagaagtggCTCTGGCTGCTGCCTCTGCGTCATATTCATACTAGTGCAGCTGAGAGCTGCCCCCCctttccccctcctcctcctcctcctctttccttccttccttccctccttccttccttctcatCATCCAATTTGCACACTGCTAGATCCCCCCCCCTCCATTTGTGTCTCCTATCTGCATCTGCTCATCAcagtctccctccctccctctctctgtctctctctctccgctggCGCAGCTTGGTTACCTCTGCGTGGCTGACCCGGGCAGACTTTTTTCGAGCGAGCGTGGGCgcagaagaaagaggaagacaAAGGTAAGCGTTGAGATGGAGGATGTTTaagagtgtttgtgtgcagaaaagaaaaggagtGGAGGGAGGCGAGTGGGGGGGTCGCAGAACAGCTGCAAGACAAAAGACTGAGAGGTGAGCATTAATGGCACAAACTCACCTGAGATAACAAGTATGCCACCAGGAGCTTTTTGGCTGGGAATTAGGAAGGTTGTCAGTGCATGCGAGCAAGTGTCTGGCTGCTGTCAGAGGACAACATACCAAGAGTGTGTTAGTGTGCGAGTGGATGTATACCTCAGTAAGCTGTCTGTCACATAGTGTTATGGAAGTGCTGCGTGTTCCCACAGTAGAGAGAACGGAGGGGAACTTCATTATTCTCAGAGCAGCTTTTTTGAGCGATGTGCGGATGTGTTGACAGAGCGGGAATCTCTGGATCTGCAAGAGTAGGAgagtgagaggaagagaaggagacagCACGCCTGACAGTGCAGTCAGTGGTGAAGTGCTCAGCTTCAAAAGCCTAATCGCTCCTGGAAACAGAAGCCATTTCCCAAATCACATTCACGCacccctcctccttttctcctctctctctcttgctcttctgtttctctctcttgcagTGTTGGGGATGCCTCACTCTATCTCTCATATCTGCCTTTGTTCACCATTTTACAGTAGCAGAATCTTCTGTAAATGTCAAACCCGCAGATTGCGACCTACAAGGCGAACAAAGGACCGaatggcaacagaattgcagcgagagatgagagaggactcagagagagacagaccttgttgaaacagaaacaaaaagtgtgtgtgtgtgtgtgaagtggaaACGAAAAGAGGGGGAGAAGACAAGTAAGGGGAAAAGAAGAGGAGGCCCGCAGGGTTGTTCATTGTGTCTCGGCCCTGAGAACAGTGTCTGACACCGTGTATGACATTTAACTGTGATGCCTCTGCCAGTGCGCTGGCGTGTGGGGAGTGCGCCTGTCAGCTCTCGTTTCAGTGGAGACagttgtttgtcttttgttaCTGTATCGGTTGTAAGTGACAGACAACAGAGATCTGAGGTTTGTTAAACTGGGCTTCAACTCACTTGGGGGTGCTTGAGGATAGATGGTGATACTAGACCAGTGGTTTGATGTACTCCCACAGCCCTCCAAGTACCCTTTCATACACACATATTTGGATCATCCGTCATAATTTTAAACCGGATGGTATTTAACACCATTAATTATATAAAAGTGAATACTGTTACAACACATTTTTCATACAATTTAACAAGTTTGCATTTGCACGACCACCACTTGCATTGACAGAAGTTGGACATCATTTTACCAAAATGTAGCCATTTCAGCCAGTTATCCATCACTTTCAGCTCAGTATTTCAACTAACTAACCGAACTATTTGAAGTGTTTATTCATTAGCTTTTCACCATTTTTCCATCACATTTAGCCATTTATTTCAACCGTTCATCCATCACTTTTTAGCAAGTATTTCAATTACTTTTAGATAAGTGTTTAGATTTCTCTGGTTACTTGTTAACTAGTTTCATACACTCTCAATTGCAACATGTAACTGACTCAATATGTGGAAATATTTTCTAATGAAATTGGTACAAAAAAAGTAGAGTTACTCTACAGTCTTTACAAGTACTCCCTGGcaactgtaaaatacaaataacCTTTTTGGGGGAATCACTGCAGGCTACTACATAgtgctgcaacaattaattgattagttgtcaactattaaattaatcggtttgggttattttttatgaaaaaacagtaaaaactctctaattccagcttcttaaatttcaatattttctggtttctttactctatgacagtaaactgaatatctttgagttgtggacaaaacgagacatttgaggacgtcatctttggctttcggaaacactgttttttttttttttttttaccattttctgacattttatagaccaaacaactgaacCCCGCTATATTGTAGTCCATGCTGACAGTCTTGATGTATTTTTTGCAGCCAGTTAAGACTGAAGTTGTATTTTCAATTTGTACTTCTTGCATTCTGTCCCAATGACTCAGTGGTACTGCTCGTTCTATTATCCATCTGACAGGATCAGGTACACGAGCAACAAAGACATCCAGCTCATGGGAGTCAGTTATGTgctggtgtgtttgtgtagcgAAGTGTGAGATTATGAGATTATTGGCTCGGAGAACAGGCACGCTCGAGCCAAGAGGAGAAGTTATGGGATGAACGGGAAGGGGAAACCAGAGacgtggaggagggagaggaaatgaaacaaaatcacATCAAGCTGCAGAAAAGGTCGAGGTAATATCAACAGGGTGAGGAGATTAAATTGACAGAGTGAAAGTAAGATTAAAAAGAGTATAGAAAAGAGTATAGAAAAGAGGCTGCTGGGGCAAACAGTCTGCAGTcaactgtttacatgcagctccTGTTGGGTGTGAGCGCGTGCACGTCCGCGCTCTTCCTGCCTCCCATGGGTCTCCAGTGTCCCTGCGCTCCAGGTGGGCTTTGCATTTTTAATCGATACTGTCTGTAGTGATTAACACCAGTCTTCGCTCGGCAGCAGAAAAACAGACGGAAGCagcgagagggagagggagacagaaagagagatggaAATCTGTCATACAGGAGGCAGGGTGTATGAgcgagcgagtgtgtgtgtgtgcatgtgtgtttgtttggcgGTAATGACCCTCTGCCTCTGGGCTCCTACTGAGTATGTTTATCTCCCACAGCAGCGCCGGGCAAAAATGGACGATGCAtcactgccacacacacacacactcacacacacacactcacacacaccttgtGCATTCTCTCTCTTTGCTCTAATTGCCTCCCTCTTGCATTCTCCCCCTTtcacaaacacatgaacacacacagtccatATTACTTACTCCAGTCTCACATTATGTAAAGGCTCTTTCTTCCTGTTTCACTCCTCTCTCATTTTCCCGCCCACTTGTGTTGCAATATGCCTATTAATGATGCAGCTAGAGCACCGCTGCCAACTTCCTGcctctgacagagagagaaagagagagagcgagagagagagaggagtgtagTTGTGGTGTACATGCCCTGCTTTGTACCACTCCCTCTAATCTCTCCACCCctctgtctgtgttgttttcCTCAGAGTTAGCCCatgcgagcagcagcagcgtgtggACTGAGTGCAGCTGTTTCGTCCAGAGCAGAGCCCAACATGTGAGAAGATGTCTGTTGGAGGTTGTGCTTGTCCCGGTGAGTGCCTatactctctttctcttttccgcctctcccctctttctcttttcctcctccgtCTGTTGTGCTCAGTGGTGCTGTCAGAAAGATGACTTATGTAAAAGTGCTGCAAAGCCGCCTAGGGCCAGCGTCAAgctgtgtgagtttgtgtgtgtgcgtgtgtgttggtgAAGCGGCGCTACACTCTCAACACATGTCCTAAAACAAGGTTATGGACTGAGGCTACCACACTTTTAGGGATTGAGTTGTTCAGCAGACCCTCTCAGTCACGCTAGCGTGCTGTGCAGCAGATCAATGGCTCTTTGAGTTTTGCCACGTACAGAGACACTGAGATATCAATAAGCACTTCACTTGCTTCACTccttttctcagctttttccaGCCACTATAGGTCTGCTTCCCCATTATTTGTGCTCTTATACGTCTGGAGGAGTTGGTGGAAATCACTGCTTACTGTAGaagaacagattttttttttcttcatatttgtccCACAGGGCAGAACGGGGAAAGACGCAAAAGTACTTTACTCACTGCAAAATGGTTTAAAGCTCTCTCTTGATGAGTGTAAACCATTAATGATGGTATTTAAGAAGATTTAACTAAGAGTTGAATTTGCTCGGAGGAGTTAAGCTGCTGTTTGGATATTGGGCAGCTCTTTGTCATTGTGACTTTGCATTCctgcatattttttaatgcagctGTTACGCTCGACTTGGCTTTTTCCAGAAATCAACATTCTTGAgcttaaaatacataaaatatggTTTACTGCCATTGTTATGGTGTCTTACTGGTACTCCACACTCTGCTCTTGTGCTACAGTGTCAGAGCAA encodes:
- the pprc1 gene encoding peroxisome proliferator-activated receptor gamma coactivator-related protein 1; this encodes MAARWGAGEETLTACSLDFFTMDILDETDVLNSAETLEALQSCLDPSILSIFEDTPTIETKGLDEESEATLLTALTEILDNVDDENLSPFDTLPDSDLLSGQKGREHSPLRRLLCLSRSPPEKDTFCNTRALSTGKSLPRILADSLQRSDGEEEEDGSLTLSPESHDSSPNSDLLHWEGLSLPLPITFEQEVEDGISVSLGDLVRHMHPYCMSFSMENDEGEEMLPEGGILLEVVDQGENGEPILAIPDMDLPVSLPFEELSSENNLRVSDEAEEVASNCSEHIVVDDDDEVPLTVAAPVIPHLCSDVKDKMIVRRQKEEIREKSPSRRKKKKKCKEQCQPEPVEGRVLRSGTLRKTTQESPKKPEKRPVKEKKHKAPKVPLASTPVSHSVKPKKLNRCQTEKQITTTTLLPEVNVQVATSVSSRQETAPLNARPENSQPSCSATTVSSQQPDEIPKQPAPAPEKLEDSSAAPSAVLPPASSESPAAASSPATPQMPPPVSEALPPVAVSEPKPKSLSLAEYRRLRQQKKPAPVEKQDDNSTKWPSLPELPTELPPIPCLPQPSPRDVRRPNPQAQVEEVRPAWQPRGPCAPPTPEALLAPPAYMVAASSRVTPVPKPQQPQQTPEPSKPSLPPKHSAPVPNSVKNVPTHQHITAQPGVPQSSGSPAPLKAAAQLVSSADGKCSPALSGGKSGVDERPQSQPASPKSVELTKTCPQTTTDAIKPTAATVSAPSAPQKIVVSQKVPEVTAPVSLNNPITSDSKSSKPTVNGTQLRSPPATHPSDSHSLKAKPVVLETKAKPTTAVKPQMAKSATQQLIEAFTTEIGIEAADLTSLLEQFEETQAKVETCVPEVSGRAAAVGNSSVESAPEKTVVERVRANDLSSTAALTPPATPPHQMWKPLAPVALLGKSKAAEASKLSPYKVIQIEARPMPSARSRSKPTPAAATVDPEVACMDHDYCLPNKGTSAEEAGKRWNVKQPSFITIKPIRQPATTTTQTPPAVLAPSSQSTTTPAVITKAQEFPLTEPLDHRTGMVERSSVLETPDASPDRQETDATDKEGSPRREHCGRSYRRHAASRTPSPRSSPKERTGGRSRKRRSHRSPSPTSSSSESDSHSSRSRSRSHSPAKKRYRLRHSESSSSSSSRSSSRSSPSVSRSPPRRRRYSYSSSRSGSWSRSRSRSRSPQRRAGRSRSSRLYSPSCVYSYGTSAKPNVEEVRRRKEKAIEERRVVYVGRIRETMTQKELRERFSLYGEIEECTLHFRDQGDNYGFVTYYDTKHAFTAIENGSKLRKPDEMPFDLCFGGRRQFCKTNYADLDSSREYDPLPAKGKFHALDFDTLLKQAQQNQKR